A window of the Lolium perenne isolate Kyuss_39 chromosome 7, Kyuss_2.0, whole genome shotgun sequence genome harbors these coding sequences:
- the LOC127315875 gene encoding uncharacterized protein: MADFLALVDFAFVCAEVDWVVDTPQPIKPADPVRADGDTDDAWAQKKRDHAPVEMSYALENRKWQTANKKCMAFIKNTIENAIVGSITESGGDRKSIFGGAHGIREHILRMSNMAAKLKPMDADLELKPALLVHLVMASLPQQFDNFVINYNMSPEKWDIEKTIAMCVQEEDRLKAQNGGTINYVKDNKKRPFTPSNNGSPSKQYGKAPMQHQQKFQPRPLPVNKYQCLHCQKTGHYKKDCPAFLKELMAKKGIPFDEDYEKRRRMR, translated from the exons ATGGCTGATTTTCTAGCTCTT GTGGATTTCGCCTTCGTGTGTGCTGAGGTGGACTGGGTGGTTGACACACCGCAGCCCATCAAGCCTGCTGACCCCGTCAGAGCTGACGGGGATACTGATGATGCATGGGCTCAAAAGAAAAGGGACCATGCTCCTGTGGAGATGTCCTACGCCTTAGAGAACAGAAAGTGGCAGACTGCCAACAAAAAGTGCATGGCTTTCATAAAGAACACAATTGAGAACGCCATAGTGGGCTCAATTACAGAGT CTGGTGGTGACAGAAAAAGTATCTTTGGAGGTGCACATGGCATCAGGGAGCACATCCTCAGGATGAGCAACATGGCTGCAAAGCTGAAGCCCATGGATGCTGACCTGGAGCTGAAGCCTGCACTTCTGGTTCACTTGGTGATGGCTTCATTGCCACAACAGTTTGACAATTTTGTCATCAATTACAACATGAGTCCTGAGAAATGGGACATTGAAAAGACCATTGCCATGTGTGTGCAAGAGGAGGATAGACTCAAGGCACAGAATGGAGGTACCATCAATTATGTGAAGGACAACAAGAAAAGGCCCTTCACACCAAGCAACAATGGTTCTCCTTCAAAGCAATATGGTAAAGCCCCAATGCAGCATCAGCAGAAGTTCCAGCCCAGGCCATTGCCAGTGAACAAATATCAGTGTCTTCACTGTCAGAAGACTGGGCACTACAAGAAAGACTGCCCTGCTTTTCTGAAAGAATTAATGGCAAAGAAAG GGATTCCATTCGACGAGGACTACGAAAAGAGGCGAAGGATGCGTTGA
- the LOC139833194 gene encoding uncharacterized protein translates to MKLTPFLMALSAAMTFGFFIGLTFPVAIAPKLQCGTLPWRGSGTANSGFSDNTILGRLWVPSKNSTTPNATSGVHYIARNPQGAERLPPGIVVSESDLHLRRLWGSPSEDTETRKYLLALAVGYTERVNVDATVHKFSNNFDVVLFHYDGRMTEWDEFKWSKEAIHISARKQTKWWFAKRFLHPSIVAPYDYVFLWDEDLGVENFTAEAYINIVKKHGLGISQPGLDVTKGKKLYHVTVKRDASEMHKTDTGENCSNVHWQPCSGFVEVMAPVFSRDAWKCVWHMIQNDLVHGWGLDFNFWRCVDFPEEQIGIVDAQFVVHHGVPTLRGQGKEKQGSNAKVSMRQYKEMQDFYSRISNADKELANSMTISSSPTLSKLNLITNYMRTTTSTDVSD, encoded by the exons ATGAAATTAACCCCGTTTCTGATGGCGTTATCGGCGGCGATGACGTTCGGCTTCTTCATCGGCCTTACTTTCCCTGTTGCGATCGCACCAAAG CTTCAGTGTGGCACACTGCCTTGGCGTGGTAGCGGTACTGCAAACTCCGGATTCAGTGACAACACCATACTCGGTAGACTATGGGTACCATCCAAAAACAGCACCACGCCAAATGCCACTTCAGGGGTACATTAC ATTGCAAGAAACCCTCAAGGTGCAGAAAGGCTACCACCAGGGATTGTGGTGTCGGAGTCCGATCTTCACCTGCGCCGGCTCTGGGGGTCCCCAAGCGAG GACACGGAGACTCGCAAGTACCTCCTGGCGCTGGCGGTAGGATACACCGAGAGAGTCAATGTCGATGCAACCGTCCACAAG TTCTCCAACAACTTCGACGTTGTGCTGTTCCACTACGACGGTCGCATGACGGAGTGGGACGAGTTCAAGTGGTCAAAGGAGGCTATTCACATTAGTGCCAGGAAGCAAACCAAATG GTGGTTCGCCAAGAGGTTCTTGCACCCAAGCATCGTTGCGCCGTACGACTACGTCTTCTTGTGGGACGAGGACCTTGGCGTCGAGAATTTCACCGCAGAAGC GTACATCAACATTGTGAAGAAGCATGGGTTGGGAATCTCGCAGCCGGGGCTGGACGTGACCAAGGGAAAGAAGCTTTACCATGTCACTGTCAAAAGAGACGCCAGCGAGATGCACAA GACAGACACAGGGGAGAACTGCTCCAACGTGCACTGGCAACCGTGCAGCGG GTTCGTGGAGGTGATGGCACCGGTTttctccagggatgcttggaaatgCGTGTGGCATATGATCCAG AATGACCTGGTCCATGGATGGGGCCTAGACTTCAATTTCTGGAGATGCGTCGAT TTTCCTGAAGAGCAGATTGGCATCGTAGATGCTCAATTTGTGGTCCATCATGGAGTTCCAACGCTCAGAGGACAG GGCAAAGAAAAGCAAGGAAGTAATGCTAAG GTAAGCATGCGGCAATACAAGGAGATGCAAGACTTTTACTCCAGAATCTCCAACGCTGACAAGGAACTAGCCAACTCTATGACCATATCATCTTCCCCAACCCTAAGCAAGCTTAACTTAATTACTAATTACATGAGGACTACTACATCAACAGATGTAAGTGACTAA